The Elusimicrobiota bacterium sequence CATCCAATCCCCCACATCCGTGTAAGCCCCCGCGAAATCCGTGACGGCGATGGTATTGGGATGATTGCCCGGAACGGGAATGTGGGCGGGGGGTATCGCATCCAAATAGCGTCCACCGGTCGTCAGAGAAACTGGCAAACCCGCCGCCGACGGGTGAATGCCCTCGTTGTCGGAATAATAAATGCAGATGGCCGCGCGGAAAGCGCCCAGGTTTCCCTTGGTGGAGGATTCTTTGGAACGAACGAGCATGTTTCCGAACCGGGGGAGCGCGATGGCGGAAAGCAGGCCCAAAACGGCCACGACGATCATCAGTTCGGTCAATGTAAAACCCGACGCCTTGCCTCGAAGCACCCGATTCTCCCCTATGGCATTTGCAAAACGATACCATATGGGACGGGCCCCCTGGCAGGAACGATTCAAGGAACGGGGTCCACGCCGGGAGAGGCGCCGCCGGAGAGGGCCCGGCGGTAACTGTTGACCGTCCGGCGAGGGACGGGAAACCCCAGGCGCGTCCGCAATTTTTCCTGGAGTTCCAGGTCGGTCCGCCGCCCGAAACCGGGATCTTGATCCTCCAGGCTTTCCAGCACCCCCACACAAAGGTTTTTTCGCGAACAGAAAAGGTCCTCCAAAAGGACCTCTTCTCCCCAGGGAAGAACAAGGCTCCGGCCCTGGATGGCCCGGTTGATGGTGGAAGGCGCCACCGAAAGGCGTTTGGCCAACTGACGTTGGGTGATGGGAATTTTCTTCAGCCCGTCCCGGTCGGCCAGAAAACGCCGCTGGTCGTGGCAAACAAAATCTAAAATCCGATAAAGAGTATTCTGGCGCCAGTTGATGAGTTCCAGACGCCGCACGAACGCCTTGAGGTGCCGCCGCTCCTGGGGAGCCAGAAGCACGCCCCGCAACAAGGTTTGCAAACGTTCATATTGAATATCGTAGCGCCCCCTGGCCAGGATCGGCGAGCCGAATTCAAAAACGGGTTCCCCCTGGGCATCGAGGCTCACCCGGGCCAGGCGGACCACGCGCTGGCCCGGCGCGCCGACCCCCCGTGTGGAAGGGTCGAAAAATTCCGATTGAATGGAATAAGCCAGGAGAAAATCCCGGACCACCTGGACCTCCTGTTCCGCAAGGCCCGTGGACGCCGACATGCCGGCGCGATCTGTTTCTTGCTCCGCCCGGAGAAAGTATTTCTCAAATTTTTCTTGCCCCAGGCGGCGAATGATCGCCAGCGCGTCCCGGCCTTCGGCGATGACGCGGGCGGCCTCGGGGCGAGAGCCTTCCGAAAGGGTTTCCTCGTTCATCTCGTAAAAGGACGGGGAGAGCTGGGTCCGCGGGTGGGGCTGAAAACGAATCACCTTCCATTGGCCGTCCGCGGGGTACAACAACTTCTCGAAGATCGGATCGGATTCCACGTCCTTAATCATCTCGGCGATTTCCCGCTCGGACATCTGCAGAAGGTGCACCGTTTGAAGCCGAGCCAAGAGCGTCGCCCGCACGCGCACATCGGCACGCGGGTGGAGGGAGAGACGGGGAGTCCGGCGACCGTTGTCCATGGTTTGTCAGTGTAGATGCTAAACCTTCGAATTTCAAGGCTTTTTCTTTCCACCGATCCCAACCCCGAAACGTAAAAGCCTTGACAGAAAATGGCTTATCTGTTACATAAGAATATGAAACCGGACATTAGCCCGTTGTGGAGGTTCCTGATGGCCCGCCTCTGGCGCCAATGGCGGAAGGAAGCAAATCGGCGCCTCACCATTATGGTGATCCCCCACGGGATCGCCCAACCCGGCAACTTTCGCTTTCCCTTCCCCTTCTGGCCATTCTTTTCGTGTCCTGGACGGTCCTGACGGGATGGGCGGGTTTTGCCGCGTCCGAACGATTTGATTACTGGCGCGCCAAAGTCAACAGCCATTTCCTCAAGCTGAAGCTCGAGTATTTCAACAACCAACTCAACCAATCCCGCGCGATGCTCGACGAGGTGAAAAGTTTGGAAAGCGAACTGCGCACCTTGATTGGGATGGGGAGCCGCGACGCCATCGTCCAAACCGAGGCCCCCGCTCCCCGCGTCAAGCCGAACGAGGCGTCGGGAGGCCCCACCGATTTGGACGCCCAGGCCCTGGAGCGCATGCTGAAATCCCAAGTCCCGGACATGAGCTTCGATGACATCGCCCAGGAAATTCGCGCGCTTCGGGCCGAAGCCGAAGCGCGGCTCGCGGGGGCGCGCGCCTTGAGCGAAAAAATAGCGGCGGAGCGCCAACTCTATCGAGCGACTCCCAACCTCTGGCCGGTGTCCGGATACCTCACGTCCCATTTTGGTCAGCGCCTCTCCCCGATCAACGGCTTTGAGGAATCCCACAAAGGGATGGACATCGCGGGACCCGCGGGGTCCCCCGTTCGCGCCACGGCCGACGGGGTGGTCAAACTCGCCGGTTGGGCTGGCGGTTACGGAAACGTGGTGGTCTTGGATCATGGGCTCGGTTACTCCACCCGCTACGGGCACAACCGCCAGGTGCTGGTAAAATCCGGCGACCGGGTGAAGCGAGGCCAAGTCGTTGCGCTCATGGGCGAGACCGGAAAGGCCACCGGCCCCCATTGCCACTATGAAGTATGGTATAATGGTCGCGCCGTGAATCCATCTAAATTTCTCCGCAAGCATACCTCCTGATGTTTGGAAAAAAAGACATCGAAGCCACCCATATGGAGACGGTGATCGGGGTGGGGAGCCGTTTCCAGGGAAACATCCGCTCCAAGGGGTTTGTCCGTGTGGACGGGGTGGTGGAGGGAGGCGTATCCGCCGAAGGGGTCATCATCGGCGAGAAAGCGCACATCACGGGCGACGTCCTGGCCAAAGTCGTTTTTGTCGGTGGAAAAATCACGGGCAACGTGACGGCGGCCCATTCTCTGGAGCTTCAACCCAAAGGGGAGATCCGGGGAGACCTTCGGACCGCCCAGCTCTCCATCGC is a genomic window containing:
- a CDS encoding peptidoglycan DD-metalloendopeptidase family protein; translation: MSWTVLTGWAGFAASERFDYWRAKVNSHFLKLKLEYFNNQLNQSRAMLDEVKSLESELRTLIGMGSRDAIVQTEAPAPRVKPNEASGGPTDLDAQALERMLKSQVPDMSFDDIAQEIRALRAEAEARLAGARALSEKIAAERQLYRATPNLWPVSGYLTSHFGQRLSPINGFEESHKGMDIAGPAGSPVRATADGVVKLAGWAGGYGNVVVLDHGLGYSTRYGHNRQVLVKSGDRVKRGQVVALMGETGKATGPHCHYEVWYNGRAVNPSKFLRKHTS